A part of Rhopalosiphum maidis isolate BTI-1 chromosome 3, ASM367621v3, whole genome shotgun sequence genomic DNA contains:
- the LOC113556341 gene encoding uncharacterized protein LOC113556341, translated as MTRSKTVSVPNANVAGADRRRPYFIIILVRAIKYVTFLRTHFLIFTVASVARGAAVRKEPVDGVAHRRRRELQVVRAETEACWRTTERLCRRISDDRTKLDSAVAEYGRRLAELADRQSGAHDRLVAVLHGRSEAERRRAAVHDRAENELRARRTASTVRAYRLDARWQQLHGRYRGFAMDVLEAGRRPSSPPPPPPTPPAGAARRRLGPAKQGRRFFALADQVGAQYRRESLRTSRSLLRLMSGHMRETSAGGQSRSCGDGGQPSSDVLDGAEPVQVLDKLRVMQEQCARIAERVRRRTSAGRTEQHSPETGGGGGSGKRPQAEVLSEAQRTVAAGRQYLDRIRRLTDAAIGEVEREQTALRRLLCATCATCVGKRAPLRYGSSPVTEIAGRLERACFELFARLDRAGAPGPRCTPDQVQVGADRRGGAVHDVVTLCLRAVHEQRVNAVRSIRDTERRVGDFRKAVARLLLAATPRSDLATAAARPPHCKRKTSAPPNRVTKPGGFRRRPPTAGPLSGKTPVASPKSPLRTKYYNYCEGATTETAVVVPTAVTMLCPPSIGIIQYE; from the exons ATGACTCGGTCAAAAACGGTTAGTGTGCCAAATGCGAATGTTGCCGGCGCAGATCGACGGCGgccgtattttataataatttt GGTGCgagcaataaaatatgttacgtTTCTCCGTACGCACTTCCTAATCTTCACCGTGGCGTCGGTGGCGCGAGGCGCGGCTGTGCGCAAGGAACCGGTGGACGGGGTGGCGCACCGTCGGCGGAGAGAGCTGCAGGTGGTCCGGGCGGAGACGGAAGCGTGCTGGCGGACCACCGAGCGCCTGTGCCGGCGCATATCCGATGACCGGACGAAGCTGGACTCGGCGGTCGCGGAATACGGGCGCAGGTTGGCGGAACTGGCCGACCGGCAGTCCGGGGCGCACGATCGGCTGGTGGCCGTGCTGCACGGACGGTCGGAGGCCGAACGCCGGCGCGCGGCGGTGCACGATCGCGCGGAGAACGAGCTGAGAGCGCGGCGGACGGCCAGCACGGTGCGCGCGTACCGGTTGGACGCCAGGTGGCAACAGCTTCACGGCCGGTACCGCGGGTTCGCGATGGACGTGTTGGAAGCGGGTCGACGGccgtcgtcgccgccgccgccgccgccaacgCCACCGGCCGGGGCGGCGCGGCGTCGGCTCGGGCCCGCCAAACAGGGACGCCGTTTCTTCGCGCTGGCCGACCAGGTGGGCGCGCAGTACCGGCGCGAATCGCTCCGGACGTCCCGGTCGTTGCTCAGGCTCATGTCCGGTCACATGCGGGAAACGTCGGCGGGCGGCCAGTCCCGGTCTTGCGGCGATGGCGGCCAGCCGTCGTCGGACGTGCTGGACGGCGCCGAACCGGTACAGGTGTTGGACAAGCTTCGCGTCATGCAGGAGCAGTGCGCGAGGATCGCGGAGCGCGTGCGCAGGCGGACTTCGGCCGGGCGGACCGAGCAACATTCGCCGGAGAccggcggtggcggtggcaGCGGAAAACGTCCGCAAGCCGAAGTGCTGTCGGAAGCGCAGCGCACGGTGGCGGCCGGCCGACAGTACTTGGACCGGATACGGCGGCTGACGGACGCGGCCATCGGCGAGGTGGAGCGCGAGCAGACCGCGTTGCGGAGACTGTTGTGCGCGACGTGCGCGACGTGCGTCGGCAAAAGAGCGCCGTTGCGGTACGGTTCGTCGCCGGTCACCGAAATCGCGGGACGGCTCGAGCGAGCGTGTTTCGAGCTGTTCGCGCGACTGGACAGGGCAGGTGCGCCGGGCCCGCGGTGTACGCCGGACCAGGTCCAGGTCGGGGCGGACCGCCGCGGCGGTGCTGTTCACGACGTGGTCACGTTGTGCTTGCGCGCCGTCCACGAGCAACGCGTGAACGCCGTGCGTAGCATTCGGGACACCGAGCGCCGGGTGGGCGACTTCCGCAAAGCCGTGGCCCGGCTGCTGTTGGCGGCCACGCCGAGAAGCGATTTGGCCACTGCCGCGGCGCGACCGCCGCACTGCAAGCGCAAAACGTCGGCGCCGCCGAACCGGGTGACGAAGCCCGGCGGCTTCCGACGGCGGCCGCCGACTGCGGGGCCTCTGAGCGG